The window CAGCGGCGGGACATGGATGCGTCGCGAGGCGCCGCCCGCGCCCTGCTTCGCGTGCGGAGACGCGCTCCGCTGCCAGCTCGACGTGAGCTACTGCCGCGTCGCCCGCTCGGACGTGGGCGGCGTGCCCGACAGCTACGCGTGCGCCGACTACGAGCCCGGGTGCGCCGACGGGGCGACCTGCGAGTGCGTGCCCGAATCAGAGCGGGGCTTCTGCACGGACGAAGGCGGCGGCGAGGTCACCGTGGACCTGCCCGGTGGCTGACGCGCCTACCCTTCGAACCCTCGGGGCGGCCGACGCGGGCGCGCTCGCGGAGCTGGCCGCGAGGCCGGACGTCGTGCGCATGGGCGACCACCTCGACACCCTGCGAGCCTCGGACTGGGCGGCGTGGATCGGCCCGCCCGAGCGAGACGGGGCGCCCGTGCTCGGGGCCTTCGAAGACGGCGCGCTCGTCGCGGCCGCGAAGCTCGAGCCCCGCACCCGACGCCGCGTCGCGCACAGCGCCAAGATCACCCTCGTCGCGAGCGAGAAGCGGCGGTTCGACCGCGCGGTGGACGCGCTCCTCGACGCGCTCGTCGACGCCGCCGACCGCTGGCTTCAGATCGTGCGCCTCGATCTCGCCGGGCCCGCCGGGCACCGACGCCTGAAGCGCTACGAGCGGCGCGGCTTCGCGCTCGAGGCCATCCAGCGCGGCGCGATCCTCACCGACGGCGAGTTCATCGACGAGGCGACGTTCGGGCGCATCCGCCCGGGCACCGAGCCCTACGCGCCGCCCCCCTCGAACCTCGAGCTCCCGTGGCCGCCCAAGGGCCCACGCATCAAGGCGAAGATCCGCCAGGCGCGCGAGGAGGACGGGCCCGCGGTGGCCGAGATGATGGCCGAGACCACCGTGGTCTGGGGCACGATGCAGATCCCTTTCCAGTCGCCCGGCATGTGGGGCGCGCGCTTCGCGACCAACCCGCCGGACCGCTTCTTCACGTACGTCGCCGAGCACCGCGGAGCGATCTTGGGCATGGCCTCGGTGATCCTCCTCGGCGAGCTGCGGCGGCGCCACGTCGGTTCGGTCGGCATGAGCGTGGCCACCCGCGCGCAAGGCCGCGGCGTGGGGCGCGCGCTGCTCGAGCGGCTCCTCGAGACCGCGGACGCGCTCCGGGTGCACCGCGTGGAGCTGGGCGTCTACGTCGACAACGACCGCGCGATCCGTCTCTACGAGCGCTGCGGCTTCGTGCGCGAGGGCAAGCAGCGCCTGCTCGCCTTCCGCGACGGCGGCTGGGTCGACAACCTCGTGATGGCCCGGGTCCGCGCGTCATGAGGCAGCACTGGACCCTCGACCCGGCCATCACCTTCCTGAACCACGGCTCGTTCGGGGCGTGCCCGAGGGAGGTGCTCGACCACCAGAGCGAGCTCCGCGCGCGCATGGAGCGCGAGCCGGTCCACTTCTTCGTGCACCAGCTCGAGCCGCTCTGGAACGCCGCGAGAGAGCAGGCGGCCTCCTTCGTCGGCGCGCGTCCGGAGGACCTCGCCTTCGTGCGCAACGCCACCGCGGGCGTCAACGCGGTGCTCCGCTCGCTCCGCTTCGCGCCCGGCGATCAGCTGCTCTGTACCGACCACGGCTACAACGCGTGCCGCAACGTGCTCGCGTTCGTGGCCGAGCGCTGGGGGGCCGAGGTCGTCGTCGCGAAGCTGCCCTTCCCCCTGTCGGATCCGT is drawn from Sandaracinaceae bacterium and contains these coding sequences:
- a CDS encoding GNAT family N-acetyltransferase — its product is MADAPTLRTLGAADAGALAELAARPDVVRMGDHLDTLRASDWAAWIGPPERDGAPVLGAFEDGALVAAAKLEPRTRRRVAHSAKITLVASEKRRFDRAVDALLDALVDAADRWLQIVRLDLAGPAGHRRLKRYERRGFALEAIQRGAILTDGEFIDEATFGRIRPGTEPYAPPPSNLELPWPPKGPRIKAKIRQAREEDGPAVAEMMAETTVVWGTMQIPFQSPGMWGARFATNPPDRFFTYVAEHRGAILGMASVILLGELRRRHVGSVGMSVATRAQGRGVGRALLERLLETADALRVHRVELGVYVDNDRAIRLYERCGFVREGKQRLLAFRDGGWVDNLVMARVRAS